The Inquilinus sp. Marseille-Q2685 genome includes a window with the following:
- a CDS encoding CGNR zinc finger domain-containing protein yields MPDDADTVWLPEHFIGGHAALDLANAVFDRRIPARDNELLKSARDVGNWFRASGLADDSQAQAVAGIADAGFVERVREIREASYSIFEARVAAGAPPAEALGLLFLRAANGLSTGPLELRGTRLEPGSVRWRDPEAVAAFLAMLSVEAFFTLPAERLRSCPRCGWLFVDTSRGGKRRWCSMRTCGNREKASRHNAHAHRSDGGRIRR; encoded by the coding sequence ATGCCGGACGACGCGGACACAGTGTGGCTGCCCGAGCATTTCATCGGCGGGCATGCCGCGCTCGATCTCGCAAATGCCGTTTTCGACAGGCGAATTCCCGCGCGGGACAACGAGCTTCTGAAATCGGCCAGGGACGTCGGGAACTGGTTCCGCGCATCGGGCCTTGCCGACGACAGCCAGGCGCAAGCGGTCGCCGGCATCGCCGACGCCGGGTTCGTAGAGCGGGTCCGGGAGATCAGGGAGGCGTCGTACTCCATCTTCGAGGCGCGCGTCGCCGCCGGAGCGCCTCCGGCGGAGGCGCTCGGCCTGCTGTTCCTGCGCGCCGCGAACGGGCTCTCGACCGGACCGCTCGAGCTGCGCGGGACAAGGCTGGAACCGGGCTCCGTCCGGTGGCGCGACCCGGAGGCCGTCGCCGCCTTCCTGGCCATGCTGTCGGTAGAGGCCTTCTTCACCCTGCCGGCCGAAAGGCTCCGGTCCTGCCCCCGCTGCGGCTGGCTCTTCGTCGATACGTCTCGCGGAGGAAAACGCCGCTGGTGCAGCATGCGGACATGCGGGAACCGCGAAAAGGCATCGCGCCACAATGCGCATGCCCATCGAAGCGACGGCGGCCGCATCAGGCGGTGA